A genomic window from Candidatus Pelagisphaera phototrophica includes:
- a CDS encoding DUF1501 domain-containing protein, whose protein sequence is MKNPLCTGFENPLGMTRRSFLNQMGMGLGGLALGSMMNPLQGRINEGPALAGTHFPAKAKRVIYLFQSGGPSQMDLFDYKPRLNEEHGQELPDSVRRGQRLTGMSTSQASFPLAGSPFEFKQHGNSGAWFSETLPHMASIADKLCFVKSMYTEAINHGPAVTMMMSGSQIPGRPTAGSWLSYGLGSENKDLPSYVVLTPKVAKGQPLTSRYWGSGFLPSRHDGVRFRPDKDAVLYLNNPDGISRSSRSKTIDHLKELHEYQVSQQSDPVLEGQIEQYEMAFRMQASVPEVSDISGESKATLDLYGEGVTEPGTYAANCLMARRLAERGVPFVQVFHTGWDAHGNCPGNVRDNSKKTDQASVALVKDLESRGLLEDTLVIWGGEFGRTNYCQGKMTKTNFGRDHHPRCFTTWMAGGGVNAGYGHGVTDEYGYNLEQDGVHVHDFHATLMHLLGIDHKRLTYKYQGRYFRLTDVHGHVVKELIA, encoded by the coding sequence ATGAAAAATCCACTCTGTACCGGTTTTGAAAATCCGCTCGGCATGACGAGGCGCTCGTTCCTAAATCAAATGGGAATGGGCTTGGGAGGACTCGCCTTGGGTAGCATGATGAATCCTCTGCAAGGACGTATCAATGAGGGCCCGGCCTTGGCGGGCACTCACTTCCCGGCTAAAGCGAAACGGGTCATTTACCTTTTTCAATCGGGCGGACCTTCCCAGATGGATTTGTTCGACTACAAGCCGCGACTCAATGAGGAGCATGGTCAGGAGTTGCCCGATTCCGTTCGCCGGGGTCAACGTCTGACTGGCATGTCCACAAGCCAGGCTAGTTTCCCATTAGCGGGCTCTCCATTCGAGTTCAAACAACATGGGAACAGTGGGGCTTGGTTTAGCGAGACGCTGCCCCATATGGCGTCCATCGCGGACAAATTGTGCTTTGTTAAGTCGATGTATACAGAGGCGATCAACCACGGTCCTGCGGTGACTATGATGATGTCTGGTTCGCAGATACCGGGGCGCCCTACAGCGGGTTCTTGGTTGTCTTATGGCTTGGGGAGTGAGAATAAGGATCTCCCTTCGTATGTGGTTCTCACACCTAAAGTGGCGAAAGGACAGCCACTTACCTCCCGGTATTGGGGGAGTGGATTTCTTCCGAGTCGCCATGACGGCGTCCGATTTCGGCCAGATAAAGATGCCGTATTGTATCTAAACAATCCTGACGGTATCAGCCGTTCCAGTCGCAGTAAGACCATTGATCACTTGAAGGAGTTGCACGAGTACCAAGTGAGTCAGCAGAGTGATCCGGTTTTAGAAGGCCAGATTGAGCAGTACGAAATGGCGTTTCGCATGCAGGCTTCGGTGCCTGAGGTGTCCGATATTAGCGGCGAGTCCAAAGCAACGCTGGATCTCTATGGCGAAGGCGTAACCGAGCCGGGTACCTACGCGGCCAATTGCCTTATGGCTCGAAGACTCGCGGAACGCGGGGTGCCGTTTGTCCAGGTTTTCCATACGGGATGGGACGCCCACGGAAATTGTCCCGGCAATGTGAGAGACAACTCTAAAAAGACCGACCAAGCTTCGGTGGCATTGGTCAAGGACTTGGAATCTCGCGGTCTTCTGGAAGACACGCTCGTTATTTGGGGAGGCGAATTTGGACGCACCAACTATTGCCAAGGCAAGATGACTAAAACGAATTTTGGTAGGGATCATCACCCTCGTTGCTTTACTACGTGGATGGCCGGCGGGGGTGTGAACGCAGGCTACGGCCATGGCGTTACGGATGAATATGGATACAACCTAGAGCAGGACGGGGTGCATGTGCATGACTTTCACGCCACTTTGATGCATCTTCTCGGCATCGACCATAAGCGACTGACCTATAAATATCAAGGTAGGTACTTCCGACTGACCGATGTGCATGGGCACGTGGTCAAAGAGCTTATAGCTTAG
- a CDS encoding TRAP transporter permease, whose translation MKSPYLRWAAFIFALFHIYSNVFASISELWLSAIHFGGFSAICALTVNESRGVRQFTTRYWVNIALAITAAITSAYLVLFENALYARETEYILSDYVFSILGLGLAIEFTRRTSGWFMPILILISLSYILFLGRYISGIFSFPGLSLETVLYRSFFTSEGMFGMIANISATFVFMFIIFGAFLLRSGAGDFMVRLARCLTGRIAGGAGQMSVIGSGLMGSVTGSAVANTVSIGVITIPMMKKSGFSSRFAAGVEAAASTGGALMPPVMGAGAFVLASYTQIPYLTVIAASALPALLYFLTVSFFVRIQAKRLGLKPTTAEDAEKFSAILKEGWHFIIPLATLGGFLVAGRTPTSSAAFAIISVIAASWLSTKPMRLRDIFDATVDGVQNMVATALLLVAVGIVVNVVTTTGVGNAFSLMIVEWAQGSLLITLVLVALASLVLGMGLPVTASYIVLATLCAPLIFDLISQSQLLTVLQAGNLPSNVAATLSLFGGDPVLALKGMPLEMKQLLREELLEPELLTGMLLSAHLIIFWLSQDSNVTPPVCLASFAAAGIAGTRPIPTGLTSWKIAKGLYLVPVLFAYSPLVSGSWPERFEVFLWASMGLYALAGLLEWHLETRINSLIAALLLLSASLLMWTPLPIYYHVCGAVILLSIILYQNREADTRANIQPIKT comes from the coding sequence ATGAAATCACCATACCTCAGATGGGCCGCTTTCATCTTCGCCCTGTTTCATATCTATTCCAACGTATTTGCGAGTATTTCCGAACTGTGGCTGTCCGCGATACACTTTGGGGGGTTCAGCGCTATCTGTGCCCTGACTGTAAATGAGTCTAGAGGAGTGCGGCAATTTACCACGCGGTATTGGGTTAATATTGCGCTAGCGATCACTGCAGCGATCACGTCTGCCTACCTGGTTCTATTTGAGAACGCCCTTTATGCTAGAGAAACTGAATACATTCTCAGCGACTATGTGTTTTCCATTCTGGGACTCGGGCTGGCCATTGAATTCACGCGCCGCACCTCAGGCTGGTTCATGCCCATACTGATCCTGATCAGCCTGTCCTATATTCTGTTCCTGGGCCGATATATTTCAGGAATATTTTCATTTCCGGGACTTAGTCTCGAGACGGTACTCTATCGCTCCTTTTTCACCAGTGAAGGCATGTTTGGGATGATCGCCAATATCTCTGCGACCTTTGTATTCATGTTTATTATTTTCGGAGCTTTTCTACTGCGTTCGGGAGCCGGCGATTTCATGGTCCGTCTAGCCCGTTGCCTAACCGGACGCATTGCTGGCGGGGCTGGGCAGATGTCAGTGATCGGCTCCGGGCTGATGGGTTCAGTTACCGGTTCTGCGGTGGCCAACACAGTCTCCATTGGCGTCATCACCATTCCCATGATGAAGAAGTCCGGATTCTCCAGTCGATTTGCTGCTGGTGTGGAGGCCGCTGCATCAACCGGCGGAGCTCTGATGCCACCGGTGATGGGCGCAGGGGCGTTCGTGCTGGCAAGCTACACCCAGATACCCTATCTCACTGTCATCGCAGCCTCGGCTCTGCCCGCCTTGCTATACTTTTTGACCGTGTCCTTCTTTGTCCGCATTCAGGCCAAACGTCTTGGGCTGAAACCGACAACCGCCGAGGATGCAGAAAAATTCTCCGCCATATTAAAAGAGGGCTGGCATTTCATCATTCCACTGGCAACGCTCGGGGGATTCCTAGTGGCCGGTCGCACCCCCACCAGTTCAGCTGCCTTCGCTATAATCAGTGTGATCGCGGCCTCGTGGCTATCCACAAAGCCTATGCGCCTAAGGGATATATTCGATGCCACTGTGGATGGCGTACAGAACATGGTAGCCACCGCCTTATTGCTCGTGGCCGTAGGTATTGTGGTCAACGTCGTTACCACCACAGGGGTCGGTAACGCCTTTTCATTAATGATTGTGGAATGGGCCCAAGGCAGCCTGCTGATAACTCTGGTCCTAGTGGCACTGGCCTCTCTCGTCCTGGGGATGGGACTACCTGTGACTGCCTCCTATATCGTACTGGCCACCTTATGTGCTCCCTTGATTTTCGACCTCATCAGCCAGTCCCAACTCCTAACCGTGCTGCAGGCTGGCAATCTGCCCAGCAATGTAGCCGCCACGCTGAGCCTGTTCGGGGGCGATCCGGTGCTGGCACTCAAGGGGATGCCCCTGGAAATGAAGCAGCTTTTACGGGAGGAATTGCTAGAGCCGGAATTGCTGACTGGCATGCTGCTCAGTGCGCACTTGATAATTTTCTGGCTATCCCAGGACAGTAACGTGACCCCACCCGTTTGCCTAGCCTCCTTCGCAGCCGCAGGAATTGCCGGTACGCGCCCGATCCCCACCGGACTCACAAGTTGGAAAATCGCCAAGGGCCTGTACCTCGTTCCGGTCTTGTTTGCCTATTCACCATTGGTTTCAGGCTCCTGGCCCGAACGTTTTGAAGTTTTCCTCTGGGCGAGCATGGGACTCTACGCTTTAGCTGGTTTGCTGGAGTGGCATCTTGAAACCCGTATCAATTCATTGATCGCAGCATTGCTGCTTCTCAGTGCGAGTTTGCTGATGTGGACCCCTTTGCCGATTTACTATCACGTCTGTGGCGCAGTCATTCTGCTTTCCATCATACTATATCAGAACCGCGAAGCTGATACCCGGGCAAATATCCAGCCGATAAAAACGTAG
- a CDS encoding TAXI family TRAP transporter solute-binding subunit, with protein sequence MIKIALSILLTIFLSACSDEFSRPRPYVLATATTGGTYYPVGVAIATIAHSQLSQTKGIPLTAISSAGSLENVKLLRDNQAQFAILQGPFGAWSWSGEGPVSKPQTHIRSVSALWENVEHFVLLTRLAETGTMMDLSNLDGERFVLGGRNSGAEKTGRFILETLGIDYEEKFKLAYLGYGASAGAFQDGNIVGMNMPAGAPVSSITQTYARMGDRMTILNWTQESLDKLNARYPLWDWYEFPPNTYPNQKETIHTIASPNVLVTRVDIPEEAVYEITKVIWENLATLQEIHGTTKSMRLEIAVKGLGAPLHAGALRYYREMGLEIPDRLIIDEALSDPTARAASRL encoded by the coding sequence ATGATAAAAATCGCGCTTAGTATACTCCTGACTATTTTTCTCAGTGCCTGTAGCGATGAGTTTAGCCGACCCCGACCCTATGTCCTCGCAACCGCGACTACGGGTGGCACTTACTACCCCGTAGGCGTGGCCATTGCTACCATCGCCCATTCTCAACTCTCGCAAACCAAAGGCATTCCCCTAACTGCCATTAGCTCCGCGGGCTCTCTGGAAAACGTTAAGCTGTTGCGGGATAATCAGGCCCAGTTCGCTATCCTTCAAGGACCGTTTGGCGCTTGGTCCTGGAGTGGCGAAGGACCGGTCAGCAAACCGCAAACCCATATACGCAGCGTCAGCGCCCTGTGGGAAAATGTCGAGCATTTCGTCTTGCTAACCCGCTTGGCAGAAACGGGGACTATGATGGACCTTTCAAATCTCGATGGGGAACGCTTTGTACTCGGCGGGCGCAATTCCGGTGCCGAGAAAACCGGCCGTTTCATTCTCGAGACACTAGGGATCGATTATGAGGAGAAATTCAAGCTCGCATACCTCGGTTACGGAGCCAGCGCTGGAGCCTTTCAAGACGGCAATATTGTCGGAATGAACATGCCTGCTGGGGCGCCGGTGAGTTCCATCACCCAGACCTACGCGCGGATGGGGGATCGCATGACCATTCTCAACTGGACCCAAGAATCGCTGGACAAGCTCAACGCGCGCTACCCCTTGTGGGATTGGTACGAGTTTCCTCCAAATACTTATCCTAACCAAAAAGAAACGATTCACACCATTGCATCACCCAATGTGCTGGTAACTCGGGTTGATATTCCAGAAGAAGCGGTTTACGAAATCACGAAAGTCATCTGGGAAAACCTTGCCACCTTGCAGGAAATCCATGGCACGACCAAGAGCATGCGACTGGAGATTGCGGTGAAGGGCCTTGGAGCTCCCCTGCATGCGGGCGCCTTGCGCTACTATCGGGAAATGGGCCTGGAAATACCAGACCGGTTGATTATAGATGAGGCGCTCAGTGACCCAACCGCTAGAGCCGCAAGCCGACTATGA